Proteins encoded together in one Tenuifilum sp. 4138str window:
- a CDS encoding lytic transglycosylase domain-containing protein, whose protein sequence is MSLIDAIENLPIFVPTNQTDTARLKPDLYFECQLAEIGRNSPIDFDYNPHVRRYIDIFTIERREQISKMIGLANYYFPLFDDVFSKYQLPLELKYLAVVESALNPLAISPTGAVGLWQFKINTSKMFNLQVNNFVDERMDPLKSTEAAAQYLQYLYRTFNDWSLALAAYNVGPGPVRNAIERANGERNFWKLYPLLPESAQNYVPAFIAAAYVMNNYHEHGITPAPVALAQSQTDTVCVNKPLDLNLMAKAIDIDINIIRFLNPTYRYDYIPEGPSPQVLRLPADKTGLFIRKSKELYLNTSKPKVLPALAVDSTLTRKVYTVKNGDSLHKLAMQFGCTLQDIYRWNPGLDSTITAGQNIVIWVNPKNL, encoded by the coding sequence GTGTCTTTAATTGATGCTATTGAAAATCTTCCCATTTTCGTCCCCACAAATCAAACCGACACAGCCAGGCTAAAACCTGACCTTTACTTTGAGTGCCAGCTCGCGGAGATTGGCCGGAACTCGCCCATTGATTTTGATTACAATCCCCATGTAAGGCGATATATCGACATTTTTACAATTGAGCGTCGTGAGCAAATTTCTAAAATGATTGGCTTAGCCAATTACTACTTCCCCCTTTTCGATGATGTGTTCAGCAAATACCAGTTGCCGTTGGAGTTAAAGTACCTTGCAGTAGTTGAATCGGCATTAAACCCATTGGCAATATCCCCAACCGGAGCAGTAGGGTTGTGGCAGTTTAAAATTAATACATCCAAGATGTTTAACCTTCAGGTAAACAACTTTGTTGATGAGCGAATGGACCCCTTGAAATCTACTGAGGCAGCCGCTCAGTACCTGCAATACCTTTACAGAACTTTTAACGACTGGAGTTTAGCACTGGCAGCCTATAACGTTGGACCTGGGCCCGTTAGGAATGCCATTGAGCGAGCTAACGGCGAAAGGAATTTTTGGAAGCTTTATCCACTCCTCCCTGAATCGGCGCAAAACTATGTGCCGGCATTTATTGCCGCTGCTTATGTAATGAATAACTACCATGAACATGGCATTACGCCTGCTCCTGTAGCTTTAGCTCAAAGCCAAACCGATACAGTTTGCGTAAATAAGCCCCTCGATCTTAACCTTATGGCTAAAGCCATTGATATTGATATCAATATTATTCGCTTTCTAAACCCAACCTATCGTTACGATTATATCCCTGAGGGCCCTTCCCCTCAGGTGTTACGGTTGCCTGCTGATAAAACTGGTTTATTTATCAGGAAATCAAAGGAACTTTACCTGAACACATCAAAACCTAAGGTTTTGCCTGCGTTAGCTGTCGATAGCACTTTAACCCGTAAGGTTTACACCGTTAAGAATGGCGATAGCCTGCATAAGTTAGCAATGCAGTTTGGTTGCACCCTCCAGGATATTTACAGGTGGAATCCCGGATTGGATAGCACAATAACTGCAGGCCAAAACATTGTTATTTGGGTTAACCCTAAAAATCTCTGA
- a CDS encoding DUF4837 family protein, with product MKSRWIIILAAAVALSPSCKKGSKSERSLLPNVTGSANELVVILPKALHGDSLGKLYSDILTEDVPFLPQSEPRFDMVMIPPEAFTDIFKPHRNIIFNDIVKGAKEAKMSLKRDVWAAPQTILYISGPSYKSIYDLLLKERDKVVSIFEQAERDRVIQNAITYEEKPIREALEKKYGVSMYFPKGYRLNFDHDTIAWISYETPLTSQGIILYTFPYTAKNTFTVDYLLAKRNEFVKTISGPTQGSYMTTSSVIVPQLTDMMFKNRYYGVMRGLWDVYKHPMGGPFISHITVDEERQRVIVAEAYVYAPSKEKRNYLRQVEALLYTMEIIKK from the coding sequence ATGAAAAGTAGGTGGATAATAATACTTGCGGCTGCAGTTGCACTTAGCCCATCATGCAAAAAGGGGAGCAAGAGTGAGCGGTCGCTTTTACCCAATGTAACCGGAAGTGCTAATGAGCTTGTGGTAATACTGCCAAAAGCACTTCATGGCGATTCACTGGGTAAGCTGTATAGCGATATTTTAACTGAGGATGTTCCCTTTTTGCCTCAAAGCGAGCCTAGGTTCGATATGGTGATGATTCCACCCGAAGCGTTTACCGATATCTTTAAGCCACATCGTAACATAATTTTTAACGATATAGTTAAGGGTGCCAAGGAGGCAAAAATGTCTCTTAAAAGAGATGTTTGGGCTGCACCTCAAACCATTCTTTACATCTCGGGGCCTAGCTATAAATCAATTTACGACCTCCTACTAAAGGAGCGCGATAAAGTTGTAAGCATTTTTGAGCAGGCTGAACGCGATAGGGTGATACAGAATGCCATTACTTATGAAGAAAAGCCCATTAGGGAAGCACTTGAAAAGAAGTATGGTGTTTCGATGTATTTCCCTAAAGGCTACAGGCTGAACTTTGACCACGACACTATTGCTTGGATATCCTATGAAACTCCGCTTACAAGCCAGGGCATTATTCTTTACACATTCCCCTATACAGCAAAAAATACCTTTACGGTTGACTACCTTTTGGCTAAGCGCAATGAGTTTGTTAAAACCATTAGTGGTCCAACTCAGGGCTCGTATATGACTACCAGCAGCGTTATTGTTCCGCAACTTACCGATATGATGTTCAAAAATCGTTATTACGGAGTTATGCGTGGTTTGTGGGATGTATATAAGCATCCAATGGGTGGACCATTCATCAGCCATATTACTGTTGATGAGGAACGCCAAAGGGTTATTGTTGCTGAGGCATACGTTTATGCTCCATCAAAGGAGAAACGTAATTACCTCCGACAGGTTGAGGCTTTGCTCTACACCATGGAGATTATTAAAAAGTAA
- a CDS encoding MmcQ/YjbR family DNA-binding protein encodes MNIELIREHCISKPDVTESFPFDDDTLVFKVNGKIFAMVNLSGDTQLNLKCDPELAIELREKYMAVQPGYHMNKRHWNTIAIDGSIPDALILDWIDHSYNCVCLNKGKRK; translated from the coding sequence ATGAATATTGAACTGATTAGAGAGCATTGCATATCAAAACCAGATGTCACTGAAAGTTTTCCGTTCGACGACGACACCCTGGTTTTCAAGGTGAACGGGAAAATCTTTGCCATGGTTAACCTTAGTGGGGACACACAGCTTAACCTTAAATGCGATCCTGAACTCGCCATAGAGCTGCGTGAAAAATACATGGCTGTTCAACCCGGCTATCACATGAATAAACGCCACTGGAACACTATAGCAATAGATGGGTCAATACCCGATGCATTGATTTTGGATTGGATTGACCATTCCTATAATTGTGTTTGCTTAAACAAGGGGAAACGTAAATAA
- a CDS encoding YraN family protein — protein MVEKIGGNKDLGSKGEEIAASYLAAKGYKILHRNWHFGHKELDLVTQLNDTLVIVEVKTRSTHYWEEPKESVKRKKQRMIVEAADEYVQRHNLDCDVRFDIVSIVINHGLPPEIEHIEDAFYPTL, from the coding sequence ATGGTAGAAAAAATTGGTGGCAACAAGGATTTAGGCAGTAAGGGCGAAGAAATTGCTGCGAGTTACTTGGCTGCAAAGGGATATAAAATTTTACACAGGAACTGGCACTTTGGCCACAAGGAACTCGATTTGGTGACACAGCTAAACGACACCCTTGTTATAGTGGAGGTTAAAACCCGAAGTACCCACTACTGGGAGGAGCCCAAGGAATCGGTTAAACGGAAAAAGCAAAGAATGATTGTTGAGGCTGCCGACGAGTATGTCCAAAGGCATAACCTTGATTGTGATGTGCGATTCGATATTGTTTCAATTGTAATCAACCATGGCTTACCACCTGAGATTGAGCATATTGAAGATGCATTTTACCCAACACTATAA
- a CDS encoding S66 peptidase family protein, whose product MENITPPYLQPGDTIGIVAPARSITRDELQPAIRFLTSQGFLVKTAPHLYSKHYQFAGTDGERAQDLMEMIEDQSVKAILCARGGYGTVRILDLLNLRKLQHNPKWIIGYSDITFLHSLITGWFGIETLHATMPINFPDSVQGNQSTMALISALKGEALHYELKHHPLNLPGHATGVLIGGNLSILSSLSGTTSEMSYSGRILFIEDVDEYLYHIDRMIMQLKRSGKLKSIAGLIVGHFSDMKDNSEPFGSDAYEIIYSAVKEYRIPVCFGFPAGHAEPNLPLIIGRTVELKVSDEGAKVGFYRSLT is encoded by the coding sequence ATGGAAAACATAACACCCCCATACCTACAACCAGGCGATACAATAGGGATTGTTGCTCCAGCTCGATCAATAACCCGTGATGAGCTACAGCCGGCCATTAGGTTTTTAACATCACAGGGTTTTTTAGTTAAAACAGCACCACACCTTTACTCTAAACACTACCAGTTTGCCGGCACCGATGGCGAGAGAGCTCAGGATTTAATGGAGATGATTGAAGATCAATCCGTGAAAGCTATTCTTTGTGCTCGCGGAGGATACGGCACGGTAAGAATATTGGATTTATTAAACTTACGGAAGCTTCAACATAACCCAAAATGGATTATTGGCTATAGCGACATCACCTTCTTGCACAGCTTAATTACTGGCTGGTTTGGCATTGAAACGCTCCATGCCACCATGCCCATCAATTTCCCCGATTCTGTTCAAGGAAACCAATCGACCATGGCGCTGATTAGCGCTTTAAAAGGTGAGGCCCTGCACTACGAATTAAAACACCATCCCTTAAACCTTCCTGGACATGCCACTGGGGTTCTCATTGGCGGAAACCTTTCCATCCTTTCATCGCTCAGTGGCACAACAAGCGAGATGTCCTATAGCGGTAGAATTCTATTCATTGAAGATGTTGATGAGTACCTCTACCATATTGACCGCATGATTATGCAGCTAAAGCGTTCAGGCAAGCTTAAATCAATTGCCGGGCTTATTGTAGGACACTTTAGCGACATGAAGGATAACAGCGAACCTTTTGGTTCCGATGCCTACGAAATTATTTACAGCGCTGTTAAGGAGTACCGAATACCTGTTTGCTTTGGATTTCCTGCTGGACACGCAGAGCCTAACCTCCCTTTAATTATTGGTAGAACCGTTGAATTAAAGGTTAGCGATGAAGGGGCAAAAGTAGGATTTTACAGGAGTTTAACTTGA
- the metG gene encoding methionine--tRNA ligase, giving the protein MNSFKRYLITSALPYANGPVHIGHLAGVYIPSDIFTRYLRAKGVEVISVCGSDEHGVPITIKARQENTSPQAVVDKYNAIIKDSFERFGIAFDIYSRTTSKVHYDTASEFFRKLYDKGVFIEKSTEQYYDEEVGQFLADRYIMGTCPHCGNDRAYGDQCEKCGTSLSPTDLKDPRSMLSGSKPVMKETKHWFLPLDRFQPDLEKWILEEHKEWKPNVYGQCKSWLDQGLQPRAVSRDLDWGVPVPVEGATGKVLYVWFDAPIGYISATKELTPNWEKYWKDPETRLIHFIGKDNIVFHCIIFPAMLKAEGSYILPDNVPANEFLNLEGDKISTSRNWAVWLHEYLDEFPGKQDVLRYVLTANMPETKDNDFTWKDFQTRNNSELVAILGNFVNRAMVLTQKYFDSKVPAIAELDNYDRETLAEIPKLKQSIEQNLDEFRFREALKEAMNLARLGNKYLADTEPWKVYKTNPQRVATILNISMQITANLGVLLEPFLPFTAEKIRAMVNLNGKDWNLAGGDNLLLPGHQLNEPSLLFDKIEDDVIERQLEKLRKAKEANERANIKVTPLKDSVTYDEFSKMDIRIAKVLEAERVPKTQKLLKLKIDTGVDTRTIVSGIAEFFTPEQMVGKQVVVLANLEPRTIRGIESHGMILMAEDVDGRLQLVIPADSVSNGSTVK; this is encoded by the coding sequence ATGAACTCATTTAAGCGTTACCTGATTACATCGGCTTTGCCCTACGCAAATGGACCTGTTCATATAGGTCACCTTGCCGGAGTTTACATACCATCCGATATTTTTACCCGCTACCTAAGAGCTAAAGGAGTTGAGGTAATCTCGGTGTGCGGATCCGATGAGCATGGGGTACCTATTACAATTAAGGCACGTCAGGAAAACACCTCACCCCAAGCTGTTGTTGATAAGTATAACGCAATCATCAAGGATTCCTTTGAGAGGTTTGGCATTGCCTTCGACATTTACTCCCGAACAACCTCAAAGGTGCACTATGACACTGCCAGTGAATTTTTCCGGAAGCTATACGATAAGGGTGTATTCATTGAGAAATCAACGGAACAGTACTACGATGAGGAGGTAGGTCAATTCCTGGCCGATAGGTATATCATGGGAACTTGTCCACATTGCGGAAACGACCGCGCCTACGGCGACCAGTGCGAAAAATGCGGCACAAGCCTTAGTCCAACCGATTTAAAAGACCCCCGGTCCATGCTCAGTGGGTCAAAGCCTGTGATGAAGGAAACCAAACACTGGTTCTTACCACTAGACCGTTTCCAACCCGATTTGGAAAAATGGATTCTGGAAGAGCATAAGGAATGGAAACCAAATGTTTACGGACAGTGCAAGAGTTGGCTCGATCAAGGCCTACAGCCACGTGCCGTTAGCCGCGATTTAGATTGGGGTGTTCCCGTGCCGGTTGAAGGGGCTACTGGAAAGGTGCTATATGTATGGTTCGATGCTCCAATTGGATATATTTCTGCAACAAAGGAGTTAACACCAAACTGGGAGAAGTACTGGAAGGATCCTGAAACCAGGCTAATCCATTTTATCGGAAAGGATAATATTGTTTTCCATTGCATCATTTTCCCTGCTATGCTTAAGGCAGAGGGTAGCTATATACTACCCGATAACGTTCCTGCCAATGAGTTCCTTAACCTTGAGGGCGATAAAATATCTACCTCGCGTAACTGGGCTGTATGGCTTCATGAGTACCTCGATGAGTTTCCCGGTAAACAGGATGTGCTCAGGTACGTTCTTACCGCCAACATGCCCGAAACCAAGGATAACGATTTCACCTGGAAGGATTTCCAAACCCGTAATAACAGTGAATTGGTTGCAATTCTGGGTAACTTTGTAAACCGTGCAATGGTTCTTACACAGAAGTATTTTGATTCAAAGGTGCCTGCAATTGCCGAACTTGACAATTACGACCGCGAAACCCTGGCCGAGATACCCAAGCTTAAACAGTCCATAGAGCAAAACCTTGATGAATTCCGCTTCCGCGAAGCATTGAAGGAGGCAATGAACCTTGCCCGTCTTGGTAATAAGTATCTTGCCGACACTGAACCCTGGAAGGTTTACAAAACAAACCCACAAAGGGTTGCAACCATACTGAACATTTCCATGCAGATTACTGCTAACCTTGGAGTATTATTAGAGCCTTTCCTTCCATTTACCGCTGAAAAGATTAGAGCAATGGTAAACCTAAATGGGAAGGACTGGAATTTGGCAGGTGGCGATAATCTTTTGTTGCCTGGTCACCAGCTGAACGAGCCATCGCTTCTGTTTGATAAGATTGAAGACGACGTTATTGAGAGGCAGCTCGAAAAGTTACGGAAAGCTAAAGAGGCTAACGAGAGGGCAAATATCAAGGTAACCCCCTTGAAAGATTCAGTTACCTACGATGAGTTTTCCAAAATGGACATTCGCATTGCTAAGGTTCTTGAGGCAGAGAGGGTACCGAAAACACAAAAGTTGTTAAAGCTGAAAATTGATACCGGAGTCGATACCCGTACTATTGTTTCGGGCATAGCTGAGTTCTTTACGCCCGAGCAAATGGTTGGAAAACAGGTAGTAGTTCTGGCAAACCTTGAGCCAAGAACCATCAGAGGAATTGAGTCGCATGGAATGATTCTTATGGCCGAGGATGTAGATGGAAGGTTACAGCTGGTTATACCGGCCGATTCGGTATCAAATGGTTCAACAGTAAAGTAA
- a CDS encoding OmpP1/FadL family transporter — protein MKRNILLLSIFVLGTMVAMADYNPANNGSASKMKTGNRNASTTTDAPFYNPAGTVWGNDGFTLEFSTIPFYSTKSIFDNGNFTANNLEYKSKTSSLLYPALNLTYKKDRFALFMFAGITNGGGAGNYNDGLPTFERLGYFNVITGIMGGLLPGAVTDYGVKTSFKGSAYGVGGWLGAAYRVNDWLSVGGAFQYSRQMNHQEGWLDITYTPTPSAVPIPRTEIDVDFTGQSFGFIGSVDLKPMPNLLIANTFRYFTEMELETRVNDNKSGGLFTDGDTVKSTYVPTYNLGVAYNANEKLTLHYNMNVSLYSMLSLDEDVDGVNVAEYYHNGIDFGVAAEYQFTEKFNWGVGCTYAPYKMKRQYQSEMEFENNTIWLNTGASLKLKENLGFDLGFQVGLATQERKVESTEWVVPFNQKYENGPSYSMGIGFWYKF, from the coding sequence ATGAAAAGAAACATTTTATTGCTTAGCATTTTTGTGCTTGGAACCATGGTGGCTATGGCCGATTACAATCCTGCCAATAATGGTAGTGCTTCCAAAATGAAGACCGGAAACCGAAATGCATCAACCACAACCGATGCTCCCTTTTACAACCCAGCAGGAACCGTTTGGGGAAACGACGGGTTTACCCTTGAGTTCTCTACAATTCCTTTCTACTCCACCAAAAGCATTTTCGATAATGGTAATTTTACCGCTAATAATTTAGAGTACAAGAGTAAAACCAGTTCGCTTCTTTATCCAGCACTAAATCTTACCTATAAAAAGGATAGGTTTGCGCTATTTATGTTTGCAGGAATCACCAATGGTGGTGGCGCCGGCAATTATAACGATGGATTACCAACATTTGAGCGTTTGGGTTATTTCAATGTGATTACTGGTATAATGGGTGGATTGCTGCCTGGCGCAGTAACCGATTATGGTGTTAAAACTAGTTTTAAAGGTTCTGCTTATGGTGTAGGGGGTTGGCTAGGTGCAGCCTATCGTGTTAACGATTGGTTATCGGTTGGTGGCGCTTTTCAGTATTCCCGCCAGATGAACCATCAGGAGGGTTGGTTGGATATCACCTATACCCCTACACCATCTGCTGTACCTATTCCACGGACTGAAATAGATGTAGATTTTACAGGTCAAAGTTTTGGTTTTATTGGAAGCGTTGACCTAAAACCTATGCCAAATCTACTAATAGCAAATACTTTCCGCTACTTCACTGAAATGGAACTTGAAACCAGGGTTAATGATAACAAAAGTGGTGGATTATTTACCGATGGCGATACGGTGAAATCAACCTATGTCCCAACATATAACCTTGGCGTGGCCTATAATGCTAACGAAAAGCTAACCTTGCACTATAACATGAATGTTTCACTATACTCCATGCTCTCACTCGATGAGGATGTTGATGGAGTTAACGTTGCCGAATACTACCATAATGGTATCGATTTTGGGGTTGCTGCTGAGTACCAGTTTACCGAAAAGTTCAACTGGGGTGTTGGCTGTACATATGCTCCCTATAAGATGAAAAGGCAATATCAATCGGAAATGGAATTTGAGAATAACACCATTTGGCTCAACACTGGCGCTAGCTTAAAGCTAAAGGAAAACTTAGGTTTCGACTTAGGGTTCCAGGTTGGTTTGGCTACACAAGAGCGTAAAGTAGAATCAACCGAATGGGTTGTTCCTTTTAATCAGAAATATGAAAACGGACCATCATACTCTATGGGAATTGGTTTCTGGTACAAGTTTTAG
- a CDS encoding SPOR domain-containing protein, with translation MNAIVQKILQTNDYVSLPGLGSIVRKYESARLANDGKTLLPPKEYFVFDPNRTFNDEALENYLEASYGLSKSEASRRVEEFCQTLLNSVKQNKTVSIPGIGSLKTGVDGGIELIADDTLATTFLPPVDIVVSHQGTAKVEANQDFGTSMPTYRKEDKSTPTVNVESAPSNIPATPKKSQRSFAAGLFAAVMVIGVVAAFIFIPELRFWEGNKSENVSQVAVVVPDESNPPSNHEEPLNVVKSDSASVQNQSTDSSIYAVSRSEVKQHTSVIVPIDKKSALLFQDKPIEESKTFYIVIGSFASRDNAQKLIDEVSRLGYKPFILPGNNVYRVIIYQFTNRDRALRELERVRGLHLTSQAWLLTL, from the coding sequence TTGAATGCTATAGTGCAAAAAATTTTGCAAACCAACGATTATGTTAGCCTTCCGGGGCTTGGCAGTATTGTACGGAAGTACGAATCCGCTCGGCTAGCCAACGATGGCAAAACGCTTCTGCCTCCTAAGGAATACTTTGTTTTTGACCCTAACCGAACATTTAACGATGAGGCACTTGAGAATTACCTTGAAGCAAGTTATGGTCTTTCAAAAAGCGAGGCAAGTAGAAGAGTTGAAGAGTTTTGTCAAACTCTTTTGAATAGCGTAAAACAGAATAAAACAGTTTCTATTCCCGGAATAGGTTCACTCAAAACTGGGGTTGATGGAGGAATTGAACTGATTGCCGATGATACTCTAGCAACAACATTCCTACCACCAGTTGATATTGTTGTTAGCCATCAAGGAACTGCAAAGGTTGAAGCTAATCAGGATTTTGGTACATCCATGCCAACTTATCGCAAGGAAGATAAATCCACTCCTACAGTTAATGTTGAATCAGCACCATCAAATATTCCTGCAACTCCCAAAAAGTCTCAGCGGTCGTTTGCAGCAGGTTTATTTGCTGCTGTTATGGTTATAGGTGTTGTTGCAGCATTTATCTTTATTCCTGAATTAAGATTCTGGGAAGGGAACAAGTCCGAAAACGTTTCGCAAGTGGCAGTAGTTGTTCCTGATGAAAGCAATCCACCTAGCAATCATGAGGAGCCGTTAAATGTAGTCAAATCCGATTCGGCTTCAGTTCAAAATCAATCAACCGATAGTTCCATATATGCTGTTTCAAGGAGCGAAGTGAAACAACACACAAGTGTAATAGTTCCAATTGATAAAAAAAGTGCCCTTTTATTTCAGGATAAACCTATCGAGGAGAGTAAGACTTTCTATATTGTAATTGGCAGTTTTGCTAGCCGCGATAACGCCCAAAAGTTAATTGATGAGGTATCGCGTTTGGGCTATAAACCATTCATTTTACCGGGCAACAATGTTTACAGAGTGATAATATACCAATTTACTAATCGCGATAGAGCCTTGAGGGAATTGGAGCGAGTGCGTGGTTTGCACTTAACCTCACAAGCCTGGCTTTTAACCCTTTAG
- the folB gene encoding dihydroneopterin aldolase: MAIIEIENMEFYAYHGCYKEEQVVGNHFQVSILIEVETQAAQLTDNLNDTVNYQVVYNLIKEEMQLKSKLLEHVAERIVSAIHNKFKNVERVWVKVSKLNPPLGGKVEKVSVSLERKF, translated from the coding sequence ATGGCAATTATCGAGATTGAGAACATGGAGTTTTACGCTTACCATGGATGCTACAAAGAGGAACAAGTTGTAGGGAATCATTTTCAGGTAAGCATCTTAATTGAGGTCGAAACACAAGCGGCTCAACTTACCGATAATTTAAATGATACTGTGAATTATCAGGTTGTTTACAATCTGATCAAAGAGGAAATGCAGCTAAAATCTAAGCTGCTTGAGCATGTTGCGGAGCGTATTGTTTCAGCTATACACAATAAATTCAAAAACGTGGAAAGGGTATGGGTAAAAGTTTCAAAGTTAAACCCACCACTCGGAGGAAAAGTTGAAAAGGTGAGCGTTTCGCTTGAACGCAAGTTTTGA
- a CDS encoding phosphoadenylyl-sulfate reductase, which translates to MRERALVLNEEFKGKDALQVLTWFLNEYKGRIALSSSMGAEDQVLTDMVMRIDPEVKIFTLDTGRLFYETYELIERTSLRYKKNIEIYFPSPAEVERMVTEKGINLFYQSIENRKECCRIRKIEPLKRAFKGLEVWICGLRRNQSATRTENQMVEWDEANGLIKLNPLIDWSEQDVWEYIKANGVPYNPLHDKGFPSIGCQPCTRAIEPGEDVRAGRWWWENPETKECGLHNRKK; encoded by the coding sequence ATGAGAGAGAGAGCATTAGTTTTAAACGAAGAGTTCAAAGGGAAAGATGCCCTTCAGGTGCTTACATGGTTCCTGAATGAGTATAAAGGGAGAATTGCTCTGAGTTCCAGCATGGGTGCGGAAGATCAGGTGCTTACCGATATGGTAATGAGGATTGACCCTGAAGTAAAAATTTTCACCCTTGACACGGGACGATTATTCTACGAAACCTACGAACTTATTGAGCGCACCTCGCTGAGGTACAAAAAGAATATTGAAATATACTTTCCATCGCCAGCCGAAGTTGAGAGAATGGTCACCGAAAAGGGAATTAATCTGTTTTACCAAAGTATTGAGAATAGGAAGGAGTGCTGTAGGATTCGCAAAATAGAGCCCTTGAAAAGGGCTTTCAAAGGGTTAGAGGTTTGGATATGTGGTTTGCGCCGCAACCAGTCAGCTACCCGAACCGAAAACCAAATGGTTGAGTGGGACGAGGCTAACGGCCTTATTAAGCTTAACCCGCTTATTGATTGGAGCGAACAGGACGTTTGGGAGTATATTAAAGCTAATGGGGTGCCCTACAACCCCTTGCATGACAAAGGTTTTCCAAGTATTGGCTGCCAACCTTGTACCAGAGCCATTGAACCCGGTGAGGATGTTAGAGCCGGCCGTTGGTGGTGGGAGAACCCCGAGACCAAAGAGTGCGGTTTACACAATCGGAAGAAATAA
- a CDS encoding T9SS type A sorting domain-containing protein yields the protein MKKIYTLILSLFTLTAWSQDVPMQVIAAGGGYFENSSAGLSISWTLGEVAYTTLTSADFILTQGFQQGNLFATSVDKPEITQNDITIYPNPVRDYVKVKFEIPNASGKATFDLYDITGRKVISKVMNVEQSVPTELNLSEMRSGIYLLKVTLEKDNLNRIVKLVKE from the coding sequence ATGAAGAAAATCTACACATTAATTTTATCGCTATTCACACTAACGGCATGGTCGCAGGACGTACCAATGCAGGTAATTGCCGCTGGAGGTGGATACTTTGAAAACTCATCAGCAGGGCTATCAATTAGTTGGACACTGGGCGAGGTTGCCTATACTACCCTCACATCAGCTGATTTTATTTTGACTCAGGGATTCCAGCAGGGAAACCTGTTTGCCACATCGGTTGATAAACCTGAAATTACTCAAAACGACATTACCATATACCCTAATCCGGTAAGGGATTACGTAAAGGTTAAATTTGAAATACCCAATGCGAGCGGTAAAGCAACATTTGACTTATATGATATAACTGGACGCAAGGTTATTTCAAAGGTTATGAATGTTGAGCAATCGGTACCCACTGAGCTAAATCTATCGGAGATGCGTTCAGGCATTTATCTGCTAAAAGTAACGCTGGAGAAGGATAATCTGAATCGGATTGTTAAACTGGTAAAGGAGTAA